Genomic DNA from Lactuca sativa cultivar Salinas chromosome 8, Lsat_Salinas_v11, whole genome shotgun sequence:
ATTTCATATAACTACTACCACAAAACAATGACATAATTTTCTAAAACAACAATGTTACACAACTTATTTATTAAAGAAATAACCATATTCAATAGAAAGTAAACTTGCAAATTTCACCTAAAAAGATGTTTTCGTGTTATTAAagcaaaaacatcaaaaaaaatttAGAACGGAGAAATTTAGTGAAATTAGAAAACCAACAGGATATGAACCAAAAACAAAGTGTTTTACAAAGGTGTCAATATAAACAAAAGATAAGCTAAAACAACTCTAGAAAAACATTGTAATTCACAAGCAAGTCACGAATACAGTAGGAGACAATTCACAGTCAAAGATCAAACAATCATAATCATTTCAAAAATTAGCAGCCTTCAATCGCTTTTCGTCTCGGCCCAAAACTAACTGCCAACACCAAAATAAAGTGACATGTGATGgcaaaactcacaacaacaaGGTACTTTGCAATATTATGCATCGATAAACAAACCAAGGCCCTAACACCCTTTAGAGATAAGAAGAATGGTAGACAGAACTGGAACAATATACATCTAAGCAATCAACCCCAATGAAATCTCACTTGCATCACCAAAAAGGCAATGAACTCTATGGATAAAACCCAAAATAGCAAAGATTGTATGATTATTTTGCAACATTGGACCCACAAGCACTAGAGGTTGTCCATCAGTTTTCTGCATTAACACAAATTTTGCACACATGAGCATTTCCAGCAGTGAAAAACCGAGTCAAAACTAGCATGAGAGCTTTAAATAACAGCTACCAACATGTGAGACAAAAAAAACAATTATGgaaaaaatgaaacaaaaacgccAATTGTACTAATAAGTGATTGTCCACCAGCAATGCGCTTTGGACAACTCCATTATCCTAAACATCAATGAGCTATGAAAACCCTGGGCAGCGATCAATCACCCACATCccaaaaaacagaaaataaataaataaataaataaatcacaatCGAATAAGTTAGCCTTTAGAGACTTTGAGCAAAAATTGGaattaaatatgtttaaaataaaCCTCACTTATATCATTATAATAATGTAACAAACAGAAACAGCCGATTTACATATCATATGCATTTAAAAACTGAAAAGTAAATAAAAACCATGTCTTTAAGGTATAAAAATTGGAACGAGGATTGACAATCAACAATGGCCTTTAATTTAGGGCTTTAAAAAGGAAACAAGGAAGGTCGTCTTACATAGACGGCTTGGGCTTGTCGTTGGGTGACACCAAGTGAAAGGAGCACCAGACAACAACGCCGGTAATTTGGGCCGACTCTGGATGGATTGTCCGTTGGATAATATATAAACATGTAGGATAATATATAAATTCCTGTAAATTCACAATTAGCCTTTAATTTATCAGGTAttttaacttttaatcaaatagGAAATTCCTGTAAATTCACAATTAGCCTTGTAGGATAATATATAAACATGTTCGAAAATCATAATTTACAAGAAATTGGAGAAGTATGACAATCAAGGAAATCATTTGTATTACTCCTTATCCCATTTCCAACTAAGTGTGACTGTAATGATGAACTACAAGTCTACAATACTTCAAAATGTCTCCTTTCAACAAGCGTGGCGATAGTGATGAACTACAATACTATGTTTCAAGAACTAAAGATAATTGAGGAAGAAGCTTCAAGGTTTGCCCTAACTAGCTATAAcgtaaatttttttaattttcttcgtTAAGTTAGTAAATGTttgtttttatctaaggctatAATGGTGAAAATGTTAACAGGGTCCAAAAAAGGATGTGAATATTTCAAGTGGCTAGGTACATCATCACCAACAGGGGAGTTGTATAATGAAATTGTTATCTGGTGTACTTTAAGTGGAGATACTAGCTAAGAGGGTGACCTTGTTGTTGAAGTTGGTTTTGGTGATGAAGGTGATCAGTAGAGTCATTCTTATTTTGAGATTGTAGGTTAAGGGATTGCTCTAGGTTAAGATTGCTGTTAAGGTTTGTGTGTAGTTAAGGTTAGGTTTGTACATGTGGTACAATGTGACAATAAAAATAATGTTAGGGTTAAAGGTGTCAATAAGGCTTTAGTCCAAGGACCAACTCAGTTTCCCATTCAATATTTTATGGGAGGTACCCGCGGGACCTCACAATTTTGAGTTGATTGGGTTACATATGCGGCTTCACTaacacttatatattattttcaaCTCGTGTAATAATCACTTGTACATTATGCATCAAAACTTGTACCAAATCAATTTTGTATgttatttaatcaaattttaaattattttgtataatttttattagtttgtgtttattttaaaataaaaaattaagtgGGTTGGGAAAGATAGAATTTCAATATTTTCTCGGTTGAGAAAGATGGAAGAGAGAGGAGAAAGAAATGCTGATGTGGCAATGAGTTGAGTGAGTTGGGAGGAAATGACACCCTCCTCCATTAGAGTGCTAGAGGTGTGCATGAGAATTGGTTAAGAATTTTGAGACCAATCATGGTCCATAACGAGTTAAAATAAGGGGCTGTTTGACAGGATcttaatttttaagatctgaatttttaagagatctgaatttctaagagggtctgaataTTTAAGATCTAAATTTTTAACATGTTGTTTGGTTTAAACATCTGAATTGTTATCTGAATgataaaaatgactattttacccttgtatGGTTTTGTTTTGTGCTAAATGATAATTGATAAAAgttacaaataatcatacaataaCCAATTTAAACATAAACTCTTCCAAATTCACTTCTTTCAATTCATGGAAACATAAACATCATACAATATTaccaaattaaacataaattctTCCAAATCCACTTCTTTCAATCTATAGGAGAAAAAAAACACCACCACCAATCTTATATGTATTTTACCCAATTTCTAAACCAAAGACCTACTTCCTGCACACCAAAACTACCGGGCATTTATAATTTGATTATAAAGTCATTGTGAAAAAGTATATCCATTGAAGCTCATAGAACTTTTCACAAACAGTTGGGGTGCATAAGAGCTTCAATGAGTGAACTCATGTACCTTTATCTTTTCACGTTATACCTATAAAGATAAACCTGCAGTAACCAGTAGAAAACATATAAATCGACTCTCATAAGAAGTTGACTGCGTAGTATACAATTGATTAAATGGAAGGCGGCACAGGCAAACCGACGGTGGCAGACGGGATAAAAACTGACCACCATTACCATTGGGTCCAGAATTGACCATGGAcattaaaaaaatttaagttCAAAAAATGTAAAGAACCTCATGTGCAGTGCAATGACCATTTGTATATTTACTTCTTTTTGGAAAAATCAACACAACAGCTTTAATCGACGATTGAAAGTCCGTCTTCTTCAGGAACCAACACAAGTGCTAGTGCATCAGGATCCAGAGGAACATCGACACTTGGGGGGAAAGAAGGAAGAAACAGAAGAAGAGCAACGTACACATTTTGATTTCGATTTTCGATTTTCAAAAGAAGAGAAACGACCCTGCTTTAGGGCACAAACTGAAAAAACGAGTTGGAGACGGAGCGGGTGCGGTGGCGTCGGCGGTGCAGCGGCGTCGACGTTGGGGTGGGCGACATCGTTTCAGGCGGCTTCGCCGGAGATTTGGTGGTGAAGGGAAGCAGACGCACGGAAGAGGAGATGAGGAGGGCAGGAGGCGTGTTTTGTTCGCTCGTGGTTTAGGGCAAAATAGGAACGCGTTCTTTTTTTAAAATTCAGACTATGTTCAATATCTGAAAAATTAAGAGGCATTTACAATTTTAAGAGGTAAAAAATAAGATGTAAACAAACGATCtgaatctgaatttttaagacatTGTCTCTTAATTTTgcaattaagaggtaaacaaacggGGCCTAAGCCCGTGACTGATTACTCAATGTCGATTGTAACATTTAGAGATCcaacgtgtttttttttttttttttttttttaactggtAAATACAAATATCTAATCTACTCTTAAACTAACACCTAATTTTTCACTTATGTCCACGACATGATTTGCACCCTCGACCTCAAAGAATGAAGACACCACCTGATACCTAATTAAAGTTGTAGTATGGTTAAGGGAATGGTTATGTAGGCCTAGTTATGGTTATCGGCCCGATTGTAACGTTTTAAGTAAAATACTTTCGAATAATTTACAAAAATCAGTTAAAAGGGCATGGGCCTATAAGCGTTTTCCTATGCTCGCTTACAACGTGGTTAAAATTTTTCTTGACTAGGCCCGTTTAAGGCATTTACGGGAGGCCTGGTTAGTGATTTTATGATTGGGCCAGTAATGACTATAAGCTCGGCACACCTTATTTTTTCCCTCTTGAGCTTTAGGTTTAACGAGGTATGGCTCGAAGATCTCGACCCAACTTACATGCTCACTTGCTCAGATACTAAAAAATAACTTCTTATAACATCCTACATAAAAGAGAGTCACATTATCCACTTTTCAGCCTTAATTTATAAGCTAGCAATGATATAGTTCCATATgcatttttaacttttttatatTTTGCTCTTATGTAGTATAAAAGAGGTACACCTTTGACGTCAAAACAAGCACACATTTGGTTCCAAAACGATGAGAGATTTAGTTGTTAATTTGGATATCCAAAATATCCTTCAATATataacaaaacaaaagataacGTTGCATTTATTTTCTTCCAGATCTATTTGGTTGTCCTTCTATACATAGTTCTGTATAATTACTCCGATGCCATTGTGATCTCATGTCTCTTCATCAGAGGTGTACCTGCAACTACAGTAGACTTGGTGTTAACATCAGACGAAGACCAATCGGAACCACCATCATTCCAAGCCAATCGAGCCAAAGAATCATCAACTTCATTAACACCTGAGAACAGATACGAAAACGGATTTAAAGGCTCCGGCACCGGTAATGCACCTTCCAACATTTTCACAACGATGCTCATCACCGGCCGAGTCTCTGGTCTATACTGAACGCAACAAAGTGCTACCTTAAGCATCCTCTCAACAGCTTCATGATCCTTCTCCTCAATCGCACAAACCATCATCAAATCCTTCAACTCTTTCTTTTCGTATTTCCCCCACACCCATATTGGAAACCATTGTTGACTATCTGCAAGTCTCACGTCCATGTTCCTCCTTCTTCCGATGATCTCAAAGAGTAGCATACCGAAACTATAAACATCACATTTGTGTGAAACCGGGAGAGGTAGCCAGAGTTCGGGGGCGGCGTATCCGGGAGTACCACGTCCTCCTGTCATTGTTATATGAGTGTTATCCCTGTTGCAGAGTTTAGCTAAACCGAAATCCGCCACTTTTGCACAGAACTTTGAATCCAAAAGTATGTTTCCTGGTTTGATATCATAATGAACGATTCTTTGAGGACATTCTTCATGCAAGTAAGCGATGCCTCTTGCAGTTCCCAGACCAATCTCGTAGAGCTGCTCAAACCCTATAATGGGTCCTTTGCTTGCTTTAAACAAGTGATTATCCAGGGAGCCGTTGACCATAAATTCGTATACAAGAGCTCTTAAACTTGACTCGAAGCAAAACCCATAAAGCCTGACGAGATTAAAGTGATGGGTTCTTCCCATTGTGCTTACTTCCGCCATGAATTGCTCTTCAATTCTCTTGTCGGAGGTTCCGTTTAGTACTTTCACGGCGACAGCTGTGCCGTTGCTGAAAAGACCCTTGTAAACTGTCCCGAACCCACCTGAACCCAATAATATACTGAAGTTTTCTGTTGCTATTCTTAACTGTTGAGAAGTGAATCGAATGGGTTTTTCTCTTTCCATGTCATCCAGAAATTTAACCATAGTCAGGGGAATAAAACGGGAGTCGTTTCTGAATTGCTCCGTTTGCATCTTAGATCGTTTATTGCATACATATACAATGATGGCTATCTTCACCACAACAACTGCAAACAGAAACTATTAACAGCTGGATTGTTTAATAGAACTTTGCTACTAAGAGAATGGAAGTACTTACCGACGACAGAAACGGTAACACTAATAGCCGCGATCTCACCAGTATCATCACTTGACATAATGTCGGAAGATTAGAAACGAAAGTATTTAAGAAACTATACAGAACCAGAGAGTTGTTTACATGATGGTTTAGATAAGATACATGTTTAATTTAtggatttttttaatttctttgacACTGAGAATATACTCCATACTATTGAAGAATATCATGTTGAAGTAGTAATTGGTGTTTAAGAATTTGTACATTCCAGTCAGTTTAAACTCTTTAGAACTTGGTGGAGTTCTCAACAATCGGCGACAATTAATGCCAACCGCAGGGAAAACGACGTTCAATGTTTACTCTACGAAATTTCGTTAACGTTGTCGCAGTCTAATTTTTGTGTGGTGATTGGTTGAAACGTGTTCAGTCACATTATTCTTGTAGTAAGAGTTTTCCAATAAAGATGATAACCGTGTTTACCAAGTCAAACGagaaagctatatatatatatatatatatatatatatatatatatatatatatatatatatatatatatatatatatatatatatatatatatatatatatatatatatatatatatatatatatatatatatatatatatatatatatatatatatatatatatatatgacaaacaCAAGAAATGAAGAGTAGCTTTCGAAGAGGATATTTCATGGGAAAGTTGATGGTGGATGGATTGTCCATTGGATATTTTAAAtccatattatttttttatatatacctataaacattttgaaaacccacaataataatatatatttgagATTTACATGAAAGTGGAGAGTATGACAATGAAAGGAATCATTTGTAATACTGCTTATTCCAAGTTGAACATCGCGTGTGAGTGATGGGTTAAATCTTCATCGTTTTTGGAATTTAAGTACAGAAAGTGAAATCATATATGATCTTGAGAATAAACTATTCTATAATGGTACGTAACACATAAGAGATGGGTTAAATATTCATCCAAATGGTCACACGGATTTTAATACCTAAGAGAATAAGTGACTATAGTCTATATATGTCTATTCATTTAAACCATGAAGTATTAAAATTTGTGGGAACCACGAGGATAGAATCATGTCTTCAatacaatttttaaaaaatagttCAAACCAGATACTTAGGCTAAGCAGAGTGGGCTCGCTAAATACCCTCGCCAAACTCGTTAAGCAACCTGGAACACCGCCCCCTAACCCTCGCTAGGGGGCTCGCCACCGGAGACTCGTCACTGTGTTGGCgagaagaaagagaaagagagaaacgAATGTGATTGGTCCGATTTTGTCTGATTGTTGAATCTATGAGTTAAATcggttaatttttttttgttaatgtcGATTTTCATCTTCACTCCTGACTTTTGTTTCATCTTCATCTTTAAATACAATATctgatgtgtgtgtgtttggtccATCTGCGAATCTGTGCATCTATGCAATACAGGTAACAAATTCAGTTCATTTGTGAGTCTTGATTGCTTCCATGGCTATAACTAGTTGTGTGAGTCTTGATTGCTTCCATGGCTATATACATATACAACTCCAATACCGAAGTTTTAAAAAACCTGTTCAAATCATTAACCTTCAGATTTGCTTCTATGGCTATGGCTATCTGTTGTTATTTTCCTATGCACACCAGGTGGTTCGATCATTTGCCTCTATGAGCATACCACTGTGTAATTCAAATGAAATCTATTCAAAATGCCTGAAATTGGTTGTAACAAAATACTAAGATTAGGAATTGGAGATGCTCCATGTGATCATGTCTTGTGGCTTCTGTTATATGGATTCAAAGAAACATGTAATGTGCTATAGATGCTCATGTCTTAATTACCTCTATTTTGATTTGATTAATAGACACTTGTTGATGCTCCTGACATGGTAAGAGGCCAAATGAACTTCAAGAGGTTGACACTTACAAACATCAAGATTGACATCAATAGAGTTCCAAAGAAGAAAACCCTTGTTGATGCTTTAGAAGCTGCAGTTAAGTTTTAATAAGGTGGCTAATCTCCTTGGTTGTTGCTGTGAAGATGATGAGAGGCTACTTGTGGTTAGGCACATGCCCAATCACATCCTATGAAGTGGGCAATGAGGTTAAGAGTTGTAGCTGAGTACTTGTGGCTAATCACTTGTTGGGTTAATTCATAAACGAGGACAGTTTTGGTcccaggggtattttgggaaaactttccTAATTTAAGGTTTTGAGTTAGTTTAGGATTCTAATTAGTTTAGTATAAATAGGGTATGGTTGTCTAATTAGTTTAGTATAAATAGGGTATGCTAAAATCATCCCTCTTTTAGCCTTCCCTCACCCTAATCACACCTTTAAGATTTTAAATCATTTCCACTGAGAACTTTGTAACTTAACCTCTTATTCTTGATTATCTATTCGTTTTGGATTTTAAGCAATGTCTGATGTATATCTGTTCTGACTTGGACGAGCACATAACTGTGTGACTGTTTttcttaaaacaaataaaaataaacgaGCATACAACTATATTAACATACATATCTGATTAGAATTTACTGTTTACGGTTTGTTTTATATGTATGTCTTATATTTATTTGCTTTTGGTTTTATCTTATTCTTATACCCAAAACATAAAACTGTAAATATTAAGAAAATATTATTCTTTGTAAATTTTCAATAAATGTATATGTTTGTTATTTGGTGTTTGTCATTCGAAACTATTAATTTGCTGTTTGTAAAGGTTAAAAACGTAATTTTTGATTCAACCCATGATTGGATGAATGAATGATAAAATGtcattttactttcattttttgACCAATATAACATCTTACATTAATTTCCTTTTTCAAaacttattttaattatttttattgttaaaccattttattttGATAGTTATATTAAAAAGGCTAAAAATTCTAATTTAAGATGTTATttaccattttatttttattgttaaacCATTTACAATCCAACTTCCCAAAAAGTTGAACCCTTAAGAAATGTATAACATATGTCATATGTACTTCTGTAGCATCCTTCTCACATTCAAACTTCTTTATCGAAATTctcatttaaaaatatataataaacccCTCAAGACTTCAccttaatgttttaaaatgtttcccATAACATGTCTCCCCAATCCTTTCCTAAAAGATTTACAAGCAttacaagaaaaacccttattagtGATCAATTTTGATGGCCTAAATTTTGGTTATTAACAACATCATTTAGTCCCTGGATATTAAGTCGTCACTAAATTTTCGTAATCTTATAAATTTAAGGTCATCACTAAATTTGCCACTAAACCatgtataaaattaaaatatttttctttcatatcataataactattaatgactaaaaataatatttagttTGTTAAAGTCCCATTGACAAAAAAATAATGGTCATTTTGCCCAAAATTAGTGATCACTAATTACTCTATGTTAAATAATATTTAGTTTGTTAAATGCCTAGTGACAAACCACTTAAACATAATGTGGAATTGTGACCACTTAATAGTAGTCATTGAATTACAAAATGAAAAAGAATCATTTATTGACCATAAAAtagtagttatatatatatatatatatatatatatatatatatatatatatatatatatatatatatatatatatatatatatatttataaaattttcaGTCAAACACTCTCATTTAATTAGGGCGCGTCCTATTGTTAAGTTTACATGGGGATTTCCATAAGTGCGTCGATTATAAACAATTATTCATCTAATCTATTTCCATGTTTGACGTAACTTGCTCTAGAATATCCATTGATTTCAGAGTGATTCGGTTCGATTTTTACAGAATTGCCTAAGAGATGTTAGAAGAAGGTAGAGATTAAGTGCCTAATGAGTTAAGTACTAGATGATTAATAGATCTCTTGTTGAGATAAATAGATAGAATGTCCATGAGACAAGTGTTATGTGATGAGTCACATAAAAGAGTTAGAGAAGTGTAGAAAGAGGATTCATTTGAGAATGGATAGCGATTCTTCGGGAATAAAAGGTATGATTCCTTTGAGAATAGAGAGTAAGTTCCCTACGGGGAAAGAGACAATGATTCCTTCGGGAATGTAGATACATGATTCATGTGAGAATAAGTAGATAAGATTAAGAAAGGTTCTATGAGTAGAACAATGTAAAAGAGTtattttaagaacttagttaTAATCCATGAGTGACATAAGAAGAGAGAGGTAAAATGTTAATGGCTCCGTGAGGGTTCAAGATCAGGGGGCTAAGCCCATATGTGTGTTCCTGGTAAGACTATAGGTATGTTGTTCCCCTAGATGATAAATGAAGCTATTAGGTGTGATGGTCTGTTTGGGTCTATAAGAGGATAGAATGTTGATGCATGAGAAGTTTAGAATAAAGAGATGAAGAGTGAATAGAGTACGAGAGATGCATTCTAAGAGCAAGAGATGTGAAAAGAGTAGAGTAAGGCATGAGATGGGTGTACATAGAGTACATAGAGAGTAGAGATTATTGAGATAGAGTATGGGGGAAAAGAGAAGAAGTAGGAAGAGTATTAGAGAGGTAAGAAAGAGAAAATAGAGTATGTATAGAGTATGAGATGAGCCTGGGAAGAGGCTAAGAAAGAATATGAGATGAGAAGAAAAAATTAGAGAAGAAGAGTAGAAGATAGAGTATGAGATAAATGAGATAAGAAGGCATGCAAAATAGAATAGAATGGATAGATGGAATGAGAAAGAATAGCAAAGTATGCTATGAGAAGAAGTGATTAGATTATAAAGTATTAAAtggaagagaaaagaaagttAGAGTATGTGAAGAAAGAAAGAGTTAGAGGAAGAGTAGGGTAACAAGAAAACATATTAGAATATAACTCACCAGACATGTATTATGATGTAGTAGATGtttttcatattttgcatgttcaTGTAGCAGTCGTGGTACGTGAGAAGATAGGAGCATAAGGACTTAGATTAAAATAATAGATTTTAGTTCCTTGTACTTCCTTATTGTTAATTTTTTTGTTAGATTTTATTGCAGACCCAAGatttaggggtgttcgtttggatggatcggtttatcCGATCCACTCAAGTGAATTCAAAttgattttagtttttaaaacatGGATCTGAATAATCCAAATTAAATTAAGATCCATTTCGATCTAAAAAGTTACAATTCGATTGGATCGGTGTAACAACCTGTTCCAAGTCGTTTCATAATTCGGGGTCGTGACCCGAAGATCAACTATCATAAGGATTCACACTTTTGGGGAAAGAAAGGATCAAGACCCTTTTTGGTTGAgggtaatgtagattatgtgatccaAGAATTTGGTTTGTGCTTTGGATCCCAAGGGTTTAATTGTAAAAATATGACGGTTCGGGCCTTTCATGAATTTAGGATTTAAATTCGGAAGGTTTTTAAGGTAAAGGGGAATTTATAAGAGTATAGAGCTTCTTATTaactttctgtggatataaggatcattaAAATCggagttagaacgaagaagttatggccttcggaagttagAATGGTTAAGGGCTTGccaagtacgctgggcatacttggTTGTAGTGATCATGAAGGTTCATTcgcatatgttgggcgtaccagatgtacgttgggcgtacgcgaccCAGACTCAAACTCGAATTAGGgccttggaccctatttaaaggcctaaACTCATTTTCAATCATTCTTCTCTTCAACCACCATCCCCTCTAACCCTAAATTTGGAAACCTATCCTTTCTTGTGTGAATTTCAAGCCTTGGTGTGATTTTTGGtgagctttggagaagaaggagatcttGTAAGAGGCATTTTTTGGCTTAAATCTTGTGGATCCAAACTCTagccatctttatcaaccttcaGGATGTATAAAGTCTTAACATTGTTGATTCCttgcttagatctaggttagtTAGGGTTGTTGGGCATATTTTGGTCCCATGAATTTATTCTAGTGAGTAAAATATACTCCAGAAGATTGGGTTGTACTTATTGGTGTTTCTAGGGTCCCTTGTTAATAAAAATCAGGTCTTGATGTTTTTGGTACAACAATGCATGCCTTAGTGGCTATCTTATGGAGTATAGAAGCTAGAAATGGAGTTTATGCCTTTTTGCGTCATGCAATAGCATACAGTTGGCAACTTCATGGATTATGTAACATCCGGGATTTATAAGGTACTATTTTTATTTGTATAAGGCTaatagttttaaaaatatttgGGCTTAGACCTTTGGGCCCTTAGGATTGGACTGAGAAGTGTCGTACATGGGGCGTACCATGCCAAGTATGCTCAACGTACTCAAGAGACTGGAACGCGGAAGCCATgcacgtacgcccatcgtaccagGAGTACACGCATCGTACGTATGCAGaatccaaaaccctaaattttagggtttgatccctatataaaggaccataTGCCTTTGGTCCAGCCTCCCTCTTACCCTTAGATAGCCAccacaaaaaccctaacccatatttgtgtgttcttgtgatttggAAGCCACTTGAGAGCATTTTAGTGTTGTTTTGGTGTTAGAAGAGAAAGAtgtttgaagaaggagcaaggattcaaagggagcttgtagatccaggagaTTAGCACCATTTTTGACTCATCTGAGGCatcaagcttcaaacttgatCATTGCATGCTTAGATTTGATTTTGGAGTGTTTTATGTCACTTTTGGATTCCATTGTCGAGGTTGCTTGAATCTTGATAGTTTCTGAACATAAGAGCTATCATTTTGAGCTCTTAGAAGCacttagagtcataaaaatcagaccttgatggttaagccacaaccatgcaagtgtttgatGGACACAAAGTTGGTTAaaggaccaaaatcatgttttgacccccaaccatgcatgcaaacacataaagtttgtgactttatggaCTAGGATGTCCTAAAGGACCTGGATCTAAATTTTGGACGTGAGGAACTAATGGATTAAGTCACTAATGAAACCCCACGGAAGCTGGCCGGTACGCCGTGCGTACACCctggtacgctgcacgtactgggTCAACTTCCCGTTTTGGTTAAGGCCAGCGTATGTTAGGCGTACGTGCCAGGTATGCCGCGTGTACGCATGCATAATGGCAAACTTGGGCTTTTGGGCCTTAGAAGTTTGGGACTGGATACTTGGGCCCCATGGCCCTCTGTAGAGTAGAGTTTCTGGGCCTAGAATTGAGATTTAGAg
This window encodes:
- the LOC111909593 gene encoding G-type lectin S-receptor-like serine/threonine-protein kinase At1g34300; translated protein: MSSDDTGEIAAISVTVSVVVVVVKIAIIVYVCNKRSKMQTEQFRNDSRFIPLTMVKFLDDMEREKPIRFTSQQLRIATENFSILLGSGGFGTVYKGLFSNGTAVAVKVLNGTSDKRIEEQFMAEVSTMGRTHHFNLVRLYGFCFESSLRALVYEFMVNGSLDNHLFKASKGPIIGFEQLYEIGLGTARGIAYLHEECPQRIVHYDIKPGNILLDSKFCAKVADFGLAKLCNRDNTHITMTGGRGTPGYAAPELWLPLPVSHKCDVYSFGMLLFEIIGRRRNMDVRLADSQQWFPIWVWGKYEKKELKDLMMVCAIEEKDHEAVERMLKVALCCVQYRPETRPVMSIVVKMLEGALPVPEPLNPFSYLFSGVNEVDDSLARLAWNDGGSDWSSSDVNTKSTVVAGTPLMKRHEITMASE